Proteins from one Candidatus Methylomirabilota bacterium genomic window:
- a CDS encoding glycosyltransferase, which yields MIHAVHVLDSLAVGGMENGVVNLINATRDRLRHTVVAMSARGPLSERLPASVAVHCIGKRAGMDLGAVLRLGRLLRSLRPDVVHSRNWGALDTVVAARLVGIRTLVHGEHGREAKDPGGLDPRRNRLRRLLSPLVSRFVTVSFDLRRWLIATVRIPAHKVVTIHNGVDTSRFCPGDSAEAREALGLPIAAAVVGTIGRLDPVKDHAGLITAFSGLAGSEARPILAIVGEGPSRSALESEIRQRGLSDRVRLLGERRDVPTLLRALDVFVLPSRAEGMSNTILEAMATGLPVIATDVGGNPELVEPDVTGRLVPSGDPNALEAALRVYVSDSYLRSQQGKAGRERVLQHFSLDRMAQAHRGLYTSLCRAPQAGEA from the coding sequence ATGATTCACGCGGTCCATGTGCTCGATTCGCTCGCCGTCGGCGGCATGGAGAACGGGGTGGTGAACCTCATCAACGCCACCCGCGACCGCCTCCGCCACACCGTCGTCGCGATGAGCGCACGAGGACCGCTCAGCGAGCGCCTGCCCGCCTCCGTCGCCGTTCACTGCATCGGGAAACGGGCCGGCATGGATCTCGGGGCGGTGCTCCGACTCGGGCGGCTCCTGCGGAGCCTTCGTCCCGACGTGGTCCACTCTCGCAACTGGGGCGCCCTGGACACGGTGGTCGCGGCTCGGTTGGTCGGCATCCGGACGCTGGTGCACGGCGAGCATGGGCGCGAGGCCAAGGATCCTGGCGGCCTCGACCCACGGCGTAATCGTCTGCGGCGCCTCCTGTCGCCGCTGGTTTCTCGGTTCGTCACCGTGTCGTTCGATCTACGGCGCTGGCTGATCGCGACCGTGAGGATTCCGGCCCACAAGGTGGTCACGATCCACAACGGAGTCGACACCAGCCGGTTCTGCCCGGGCGATTCGGCCGAGGCGCGAGAGGCGCTGGGTCTGCCGATTGCGGCCGCCGTGGTCGGGACCATCGGGCGGCTCGATCCGGTCAAGGACCACGCTGGTCTGATCACGGCCTTCTCGGGCCTCGCCGGATCCGAGGCACGCCCGATCCTGGCCATCGTGGGCGAGGGCCCTTCCCGTTCGGCGCTCGAGAGCGAGATCAGGCAGCGCGGCCTCTCGGACCGGGTTCGGCTCCTCGGAGAGCGCCGTGACGTTCCCACGCTGCTCCGGGCGCTCGACGTCTTCGTGCTGCCGTCGCGCGCCGAGGGCATGTCCAACACGATTCTCGAGGCCATGGCCACCGGCCTCCCGGTGATCGCGACGGACGTCGGCGGCAATCCCGAGCTGGTCGAGCCCGACGTGACCGGTCGCCTGGTCCCGTCGGGCGACCCCAACGCTTTGGAGGCGGCCCTGCGCGTCTACGTCTCCGATTCGTATCTCCGGAGCCAACAGGGCAAGGCGGGGCGGGAGCGAGTCCTTCAGCATTTCTCCCTCGACCGGATGGCTCAAGCTCATCGTGGCCTCTACACGTCCCTCTGCCGGGCCCCGCAGGCCGGGGAGGCATAG